In the genome of Lactuca sativa cultivar Salinas chromosome 3, Lsat_Salinas_v11, whole genome shotgun sequence, the window TAATTCAATCAAAATAAACTGAAAAGAAAAACTATGTTATGCTAATTGACTTTTCTTATTTTAACTATTGTAGTAAAGGAAGAGAGGGATCACCATAAGTCTCCATGATCAAAGCTTTGGTTCTTCTCTGCATGCTGAGCAACACATTATGCCATGTATTCACTCTAGAACTAGCCCTAATCGGCAATATTCCCACATTCATTTCCCCTAAATCATCAAGTCTGATTCCAATAACTTCGCCGGCCGTCGCCCCATCCAATAACCAAATCAAACAGTAGCAAAAACCTTTTGTAATCTCCGAATCGCTATCCACTCTAAATCTCATTGTTCCATCGACATCCATCATCACCTCCAGCCACACTTGAGCTGTACATCCGGTGACTCTGTTTGATTCCACCCTACCTGACTCTTCGAACTCCGGGAGGAGACTTGCGTAGTGTATCAACCGTTTCACTCTGTCGATCGGCTCCGTTAAGGATTTGAATTCGGAAACCAGAATCTCGAGCTTCTCGCCGACTGTGAGTGAATTCGAGAAATTTGGAGGATCAGGCGGTGTTACGTGTTTTGGATGGGAGATTTGGAGGGATCTGGTGGAATTGGAGCGTCGATTTGATTTGTTTCGTTTGTATTGGATGCGCGAAAGGTTAGGATTAGATGAATTTGATGGTGGAGGTGGAAGAATAAAGCGTGTTGGTGATCTGAAGACGGCGGCGGAGGTGGAGGCGGAGTTCATTTCAGATGGTGGTTAGTGACAGTTTTTTAGATGAAGATAACGGCCGGAATCAGTTGGTAGGTGATGGTACGACGGAGGAGAGACGGCGGAGGAGAGGGAGAAAGGTCCTTGAAGTGTGGAGCCTGTCAGAAGAGGAGTGGATTATATATAGGATTCTGCataacaaattaaataaaaattagtttttaaatagaaaatatttgaattaaataaaatgttatattaaataaattaaaataatcaGAAAATTATAGGAGGGGGAAGAATATTCTAGCATGATTTGGTGTTCTACTCTGACTACTGTATACTAATCATCTAAAATATTTACTTtttagattatttaataatttctttaAATATGTAAATGTTACTTATGGTTTtcaatattcattattttataactTTACTTGCAGACAAATTGATCTGTTTATTGATTACCAACATGTTTATACGACTTAAAGtcgttatatatttatattttgtattatgatataAGATAAAAttggtttgattttgattttgttttatttttaaaaataaaattaattgtgAAGAAATAAGAAACCCTTAGGTTTGAGGGTATGGTGCCGCAAAAACCACACTTCTTACTCTGACACATAGACGCCGCATTGGTGTCAGTGTGGTTTTTTGCCACAAACTAGGTATggtataagagagagagagagagagactatttagatgaaaagaaagaaaagtGTGGTTCCTACTGCATATATGATGAATGCGATATTTTGGATGATGATGTGGCAGAACCATAGATAAAAAACCACACCCATTCTCTCCGGTAACAATTGTGAAGTTGAAAATAAATGTgattttaaataattatctttTAACTTTAATTATGTATTTCTCAACCGTAAATTTTAATCATGGTAATCACTTTTAAAGAAAATTTGACCCCTTGCTAAATAGATACTAGTATTTATCTTCCATCCGACTTATGTATTTGTTCATATTAAAATGTATCGCGATATAgagtttatagttttttttttttgatattttcttATTGTAACAGGTATAGTTAGAATAATATATGTGTGATTGTGTGGGTTTGTAAACGGAATGTGTTGAATGTGGTATGACCAATATATCGTCATTGCTTACATTTTCGTTGTCCCACTCAAAAGACTCTATATAAAGGCTGCTCTTTCATTTATctttaaaatttatttatatttttgtctATAAGAAGCTAACGACTAGCTAGTCACACTATCATTATATATAGGGATTATATATAgggttgtttaaaaaaaatcttattttacCATATAAACattctaattaaattttaaaatatttatattagTTGAAATtacattatttttaaaaaaaaactcattataAATAGTTAATTATAAATTGACTTTTtataaagtaatatatatatatatatatatatatatatatatatatatatatatatatatatatatatatatatatatatatatatatatatataagagagagagagaactacatataaaacataaatattttgcgAAATATTTAAAAACAGactttatcttataaaaatctaACACATGTATTTTAGAAATTAAATTTgttagcaatatatatatatatatatatatatatatatatatatatatatatatatatatatatatagagagagagagagagagagaggttcatgcGAAAGCATAAATATTTTGCGAAGATCCTGAATTGTATTCACTTGTAAATGAGTTTATGATTCATGGTCCATGTAGAGCTGAAAATATGAATTGTCCATGCATGGTGGATAAAAAGTGCTCTAAAAACTTTCCAAAACAATTCAGTAATCATTCGTCTGTTGATCAGAATGGTTTTCTGTTATATAGGCGAAGAAACGATGGTCATTTTGTAGAAAAATCAGGTGTTAGGTTGGATAATAGAAATGTTGTTCCATACAACAAATATCTATTGAAAAGATATCAGACACATATTAATATTAAATGGTGCAATCAGGGATCTTCTATAAAGTATTtgtttaaatacataaataagggtCCTGATAGAGCTACAGTTGTTGTTGTACCAACCAACAATGAATGTGAAAATAATGATGCGGTCGATGAAATAGCTGAATATTACGATTGTAGATATTTATCAGCATGTGAAGCATTATGGCgaatttttaaatattatgttcATTGCAGATATCCTTCTGTTGTCAGACTACCTTTTCATCTTCCTAATCAACAGCAGATTGTATATGGCGAAGACGATGATATTCCTGATGTTCTTGACAAACCTTCTGTTGCGGCTTCAAAGTTCACAGCTTGGATGGAGTGTAATGCAATCGACAGTAAAGCACAAAAACTCACATATGTTGAATTCCCTACAAAGTTTGTTTGGATATTAAATGGTCGGTTTTGGAAGCGAAGGAAAGTAGGAAAAGCCATCGGTAGAATTCATTCTGTTTCACCTAAACTAGGTGAAGCATATTTCTTAAGGATTCTTTTAAATAAAGTAAAAGGACCAACATCATTTGATGAAATTCGCATGGTAAATGGTCAAACACATTCTTCTTTTAGAGATGCTTGTTATGCACTCGGGCTATTAGATGATGACAAGGAATACATTGATGCAATTAAAGAAACAAGTCATTCTAGGTTTTTATCTACGCTTTTTATTTGCTACATTGTTGATGTGTAATAGTATGTCTAAACCAGAGGTCGTTTGGGAAAATACATGGGAATATTTGGCAGATGGAATTCTATATAGCCAACGACAAAGATTTAAGTCTGCAGGTATTACattgtttcttattttttttaaattaatttctttttattattcaaCAGCCATTAAATAATTAGtaataaaattattaaatatcgaccacatattttattaattatttaatattttcgtGCAGAATTGTCACTCGGAGTCGATGAATTTAAGAACTTAACTTTGTTCGAAATACAACAAATTTTACTTCGAAACAACTCTActctcaaaaacttcaaaaacatGTCATACCCAGATGTTGAATCCGTTTCTTCTTCAAACAATCGACTTATCACCGAGGAGCTAGATTACGACATTCCCGTTATAAAGAATGACTATGATCGTATGTTTCTTGCATTAACAAATGAGCAACGTAACATTTTCCTAAACATCATGAGTGCTATGCAAGAAAATAAAGGAGGTGTCTTCTTTGTTTATGGTTATGGTGGAACGGGTAAAACTTTTTTTATGGAAAACAATATCTACAGCAATTAGATATGAAGGAAATATTTATTAAATGTTGCTTCAAGCGGTATTGCTTCCTTATTATTGCTCGGTGGTAGAACAGCACACTCTCGATTTATAATTCCATTTGAGCTTACAGAGGATTCTTTTTGTAACATAAATCCAGACGGTGAGTTGGCTAACTTAATAAGAAAAACCTCTTTAATAATTTGGGATGAAGCACCTATGGTCCATAAGCATGCATTTGAAGCTTTAGATCGAACTTTGAAGGATTTATTCAGGTGCGTAAATTCAACCATCTCAAATATTCCATTTGGAGGGAAAGTTATTGTCTTTGGAGGAGATTTTAGACAGATTCTACTTGTTGTTCCGGGTGGTAGTAGACAGAATATTGTAAATGCTTCTTTGAGTTCTTCATATTTATGAGAACATTGCAAAGTCCATAGATTAACAAAAAACATGAGGCTAACTGTTGGAAGGGATCAATCAGATATAGAAAAAATAAGAGATTTTGCAAATTGGTTATTGGATATAGGAGAAAGAAAACTTGGTGGTCCAAACGACAGTGAAACGATTATCGATATTCCGGATGATATTCTCATTAATGATTCACATGATCCTATAGGTTCCTTAATTGAGTTTGTATATCCTTCAATTTTAGAGAACTATAGCGATATAAATTATTTCCAAGAAAGAGCGATACTTGCTCCAAAAAATGAAGTTGTCCAGGAAATAAACGACTGTTTGCTTAAGAAGTTTCCAGGAGATGAAGTTGAATATTTAAGTTCAGACAACATATGTGAATCCGAATTTCTCCATGATCAATTTGATGCAAATTTATACTCTCTTGATGTATTAAATGGTTTCAAAGTATCCGGTTTACCAAATCAtaagttagttttaaaaattggtGTTCCGGTAATGTTACTGAGAAATATTGATCAGAAAAACGGCTTATGTAATGGCACAAGACTACAGGTGTTATCATTGGGAAAACATGTTATTGAGGCACGTATAATAACTGGAACTAATATTGGAAATCGgacttttattccaagaatgTCTTTAACTCCATCAGAAAAAAAGATTCCCTTCAAATTCACAAGAAGACCGTTTCCTTTGGCCGTATATTTTGCAATGACTATTAATAAAAGTCAAGGACAATCGTTATCAAAGGTTGGTTTGTTTCTGAAAGATCCAGTTTTTTCACATGGACAATTGTATGTTGCCTTATCTAGAGTTCAGAGCAGAGAgggattaaaattattaattttagataAAGATGACAAACTCACAAATAAAACTTCCAATGTTGTTTATAAGGAAGTTTTTCGAAATTTGTAGCCAACTTTTTTGtagcatattttattcatttttagcaAATCACACTTAATCCATCATATTActgtatttttttataattacgtATTGTTGTATTTTATGTTAATTTCATTACACACATTGGTAATGCATCATCTGCATATGTCCAACAAGAATCATGCATAAAAAATAAGAGTTTTCAAAAATCTTCATTCCTAATTAAATACTTCCCATTTACTttgtaattaaatacttacaaataaaaaaaatttattgaaAAATGCAATATTACAATTCATAAGTTATCAGAATTaatgaaatattattttattaaataattaatttttaaattcaatTCAAAATCAACACCCATGGGTTCCACGGGTtttaacctagtatatatatatatatatatatatatatatatatatatatatatagagagagagagagagagagagagagagagaaagagacagAGACAGAACtacatataaaacataaatattttgcgAAATATTTAAAAACAGACTTTATCTTATAAAAATGTAACACGTGTATTTTACAAATTAAATTTgttagcaatatatatatatatatatatatatatatatatatatatatatatatatatatatatatatatatatatatatatatatatatatatatatatatatatatatatatatggtttttaaatgaagaTGGTTTTTAAATGGTTCTTAACCTTTAGCGGTTCTCATTTGatctgttttatatatatatatatatatatatatatatatatatatatatatatatatatatatatatatatatatatatatatatatatatatatatataacagatcAAATGAGAACCGCTAAAGGTTAAGAACCATTTGAAAACCATCTTCAttaagggtattttcgtcataaCAATGAAATTTTTTATGTAAGAGTATTACCCTACAAACTTTCTCATTCTCTGATATTTTAAGAAACTATCTCATAATCTCTCTCTCAAACACAAAACCCAGTAACCTCCATCACCATTTTTTCCGACAGCCTCCATCACTATTCTTTTCGGTCACCGTTGCTCCGTCGAGAACGGTTATCAGATCTGAGCCCACCATGATAATCACTACTAAAAACCACCACCGACGTCATAACCATCGCCATCTGCAGAGTTGTCATCACCCGCGTCGCACAACCTGTTCGCCGCCACCGCTCGTCGCTCTAGATCTGCAGTCGTCCACCTCCGTTCGTCGCACCAGCTTTGTAACCATTTGACGCACTAGATCCACTACTATAGCTTCCAAATCTGAGATATTCCTACCTCTGACATCACTCTAATTTGACAAGATATGATATTTTTTGTTCGATTTCTTCAAATCTGATTTCGCCATTATCACCGTCGACGACGGCTCCACCACCATCGCCGCCTCCCTCTCTGATGATGCCTTCTACCTCTAAAGAAATCAAACACAAACCTCATTTCCTCATATAAAGATCTAATAGATCTACAATCCGCGATGACAGATCTTTGATTTCCGGTAACAGATCTATACTTTTCGGCTCTAGATCTACAATTTATGTCTACAAATCTACGAGCTCCGAcaacaaatatatgatttttaccTCTAGATCTATGACTTACACCTCCAAATCTATGACTCAAATCATTTTCATCTctttctctctgatctcttgtGAAACACCACCAGATATGCATCAATATATGCATCAGGTATATCATTTTTTCTTTTGATTGTGTTTCCTTCTGTTATGGTGTGAATTTAATGTTTTTAATCTCTTTTTTGTTGTTTACTTTTGTTAAGCTTAGTTTTATTACCTACTATTATGTTGTTAATTCaagtttttttcttatttattaaagtaTGGATATAATGTTTtaaattgtttatgttttatggttGCTATGCTGTGAATTGAATTTAAAATATGTGTTATTATGTTAATGTTTTCTCAAATTATATGAATTTATGccttattaagttgtgaattgtgaTGTTTTAATGTTTCAATTATTGTTTACTTTTGTTAATGTTAGTTTTAACTATTATTAATAAGGAAATACAAGTTTTAAGCCATGAGTTTATGagtatttataagttttaagctATGAATAAGTGTTTGAACTAGTAAGTTGAGAATATGATTGAGAATGTACACTTTATGTATTTAACTGTAAATctattatattaagttgtgaattttgtatattaaactgtgaattaactgtattaagttgtgaagtgattgtattaagctgtgaactTTGTATATTAAACTGGTAATTTGTTATAGTatactatgaattttgtatattaaactctGATTTGACTGTATTAAGTCGTGAATTAACTATATTAAACTGTGAACTAACTGTAttaagatatgaattttttaagaaatttgtgttaatttttttaatgaattttatGTTTGATTCTGAAATATGATATGAAAGAAGCATTATACACAAATATGATTTTCTCTAATTTTGAATAAAGTATGTAAattttaaactgtgaatattGTGTAAGTTAAACTTTGAAAGAAGCACTAGCCTTAAATGTATTATtgtaagtattaagttgataatatgggtgtgaatgtataattttttttgtattaaattgtgaatttattatattaagttacgaattttgtatattaaactgtgaatagaCTATATTTAGTTGTTAATTTTTATTATGcgaattttgtgttaaaatatgaatgatttatgtataaaTTCTTACATTAATTTTCgtgtgaatatatttattttgtgTGTAGTACaagttttttataattttttttacataaactccaaaatgagtgaattaatatgtttattaaactgtgaatgtaGTATTTAATCTTTCAATGTATGACTTTATATACATATCTGATTTGGAAGAAATGATGGTTACAACTGTGGCAAAGGTAGTTGATTACGATATATGGTGGAGGTGGTTGTGGTAGAGTTTGGTTTTGACTTCTCTAAATTTGTTAATTAGTGTAAATTTGATTGAattaagtgttggattaggtgtctaagctcataactataattggtatgtacttgatttgatagtagcatggtccttttgggttgcctttataCTGTCAACTAGACGTGATGACTATTGGAGAGAGAGGCTgattttattatttggaataataaattgattcataaaaatgatttattaatatattatcagaataatatattaattagaaatcatattattgattagtatttaatcaaaaattaatttggaattaatttcgggattaaatGAACATGTTAAAAGTGCAGGGGCTATTATGCAGTTATTTGGTAGTTGTGATTGGGCCATTTGATCACCCTTATAAGGGAGGGCCGAAAATCCCTAGAAGGTTCTAGAGATTTTCGTCCAAGCCCTAAGGTaagggagtccatggacttgcttagtcCCTAAgttaaggaattagggtttctacctCAAAACCATAGCaagcctcaagtataaatagaacccttgGCCTCTTGAATTCGTGCACCTccaagaaaccctagaagagccGAATTTCTGAGCAAGTGAATCCTcactcctctctctcatattcatcctcttgccctagtgtgtttgtgatccATTGACGGTACTATGTTTGTGGTACTTGCTCTCAAAAGCAAGGATCTTCAAGaattagttgttattactatatagcaaCAAAGGTAAGTGTTCTAATCTTTCTTATGTAGATTTTGAATTCTTAGatgcatattagggttttctattttatgttcaatgcttgtatgtctaatagagaaaacatagatccgatctagggttgcatgcacacatatgattgtttgtataaaatccatcagtggtatcagagcttttggttttgttttcaattatatttgatACAATAGTTTGtgcgacatccccaatttcatggccagaaaataccgatttgtttatgctttgttttataaaatcaaagtaatcctttgattaaaagagttgcggaatttgttcccaaaacaaaatatgataagaatttatcaaatcatttatttaaagaaatgtattttcattaaataacaaaatctcgggatgtcatgttccgatacagaccaaaagcataaacaatataaaaaagaccttacaacaattatttataactactgatctataatccaaaatctctcgtcaagtccaccaacttatactcttgtgtcattacctgtaatgcaaagaaaacttagtgggttaggcttgagagcctagtgatcatacagggttttcaacccataataatatatttattatattcaatcatcaaacaatcaacccaattacccatccccattatcttctttatttcttaagctTTTACCCTAGGAATCgactatccttccttcattcgttcctaaggattgacctaaggaattgacacaaagtccattgctgccaaagtttatctatcaggtactaaatccatagctatcaggcgctaactccatagttacgaaggttcacttaacatgcgctaactccatagtcaccaaggttcacttaacaggcgctaactccatagtcaccgaGGTTCACTTAACATCTTTCACTACACACCAattattccatctacccatgttctacccaacatatttgtagatctaaAATACAAATACAGGTTAACTCATTTAGagcctatataaaacattcatttcaCGTCCACCTTAAATAAACACATATCACGTATTccatagtaaatacttcatatttatgtgttagaagaaagtaaccacacactcacttgattagacgatgctcgaacagcactacggctcttcgAGTAGTAATTCTccgatgaaaccgggatatcttcacacaccgggcttcttgcagacagagcttcggctcggtaactcttttcttctcgggatcttcgggcttcgggactcgcttcgggtctcgggatgataccggggcttcgggggtacttctttgcacgtaaatcgaggtaatatgggtgagagaagGGTGAATTAGCAACCTTGACCGGCttccccttcaaatctatttataaggCTGATTTCTTGATTTTCACGTCATGAACAATATTTTCACGTCGTAAACAGTATTTTCACATCatgggcttgatcgtcactgcatgcatcatcACAAGTTGGGTCTGGTAGACTCCAGGAGGCGTCAGAAGacatttcacgtcgtgaacactgttttcacgtcgtggtctctgacagttttggagtttcgcgccccgaacttcagaaattcataacttttgcatacgaacttcgtttttgacgttatttatatcgacgcgaaggtgatattatgctctacaactctcgttcaaacttcgttggctaattttgactttatttttattatattatttttagtaggtcgggagaggaaaactctgttagaaaatcataactccttcgtctaacgtccgttttcgtctgtcttttcatcgCTAGACTACTATCGACGacatcttcaattctcgtttagattttttcggctaaatatcgctcgatctcatatttgaacttcgggttgtacactgctaagccgaaacttcaaaaaatcataacttcctcatatgaagttagatttgggcgttcttttcatgcacgctctcgatttaacgTGTTCTatgactttagtttagatcactaaaTCCAAATattgctctatcataaattcactattttacgttgcgctgtgtcgtgtcgattctgtcgcgaaacttcgacgggtcataacttattcgttataactcggatttcggcgttctttatatgtatgaaatccttgtaacatatactaaaacttagttaagattaatacttttaaataatattccatcaaaaagtcatttttaatgcttatcatctctaaattaactagcccagatctacgggcgttacaatttgaacttgacaaattagggtttatggcaattaAACCCTAGGGATTGGatttttcgaaattagggtttcaaaaccctagGTTCAAATTTTGATTAGGGTTTTTGAACCCTTTCCTTTGACCCTCAtgatttcgattttagggttccCTAGAAATTTCGAAAATACTTCCCCAAGATTAGATttcaaaaatctagggttttgggtAGATATTATCCTTTAATTGTTTAAATGGATAATTGATGATTTTGATATATCCCTTCCCAAAATTTCAAAATCTAGGGGATAGAG includes:
- the LOC111881562 gene encoding sufE-like protein 2, chloroplastic isoform X2 — encoded protein: MNSASTSAAVFRSPTRFILPPPPSNSSNPNLSRIQYKRNKSNRRSNSTRSLQISHPKHVTPPDPPNFSNSLTVGEKLEILVSEFKSLTEPIDRVKRLIHYASLLPEFEESGRVESNRVTGCTAQVWLEVMMDVDGTMRFRVDSDSEITKGFCYCLIWLLDGATAGEVIGIRLDDLGEMNVGILPIRASSRVNTWHNVLLSMQRRTKALIMETYEYNHCFIGYLERGLFCMSMILL
- the LOC111881562 gene encoding sufE-like protein 2, chloroplastic isoform X1, with the translated sequence MNSASTSAAVFRSPTRFILPPPPSNSSNPNLSRIQYKRNKSNRRSNSTRSLQISHPKHVTPPDPPNFSNSLTVGEKLEILVSEFKSLTEPIDRVKRLIHYASLLPEFEESGRVESNRVTGCTAQVWLEVMMDVDGTMRFRVDSDSEITKGFCYCLIWLLDGATAGEVIGIRLDDLGEMNVGILPIRASSRVNTWHNVLLSMQRRTKALIMETYESLMLSLDGGGAVSSGSITWFVRGSFLRKSMLNVTVLLLCKLFTL
- the LOC111881562 gene encoding sufE-like protein 2, chloroplastic isoform X3 codes for the protein MNSASTSAAVFRSPTRFILPPPPSNSSNPNLSRIQYKRNKSNRRSNSTRSLQISHPKHVTPPDPPNFSNSLTVGEKLEILVSEFKSLTEPIDRVKRLIHYASLLPEFEESGRVESNRVTGCTAQVWLEVMMDVDGTMRFRVDSDSEITKGFCYCLIWLLDGATAGEVIGIRLDDLGEMNVGILPIRASSRVNTWHNVLLSMQRRTKALIMETYESLMLSLDGGGAVSSGSIT
- the LOC111881562 gene encoding sufE-like protein 2, chloroplastic isoform X4 yields the protein MNSASTSAAVFRSPTRFILPPPPSNSSNPNLSRIQYKRNKSNRRSNSTRSLQISHPKHVTPPDPPNFSNSLTVGEKLEILVSEFKSLTEPIDRVKRLIHYASLLPEFEESGRVESNRVTGCTAQVWLEVMMDVDGTMRFRVDSDSEITKGFCYCLIWLLDGATAGEVIGIRLDDLGEMNVGILPIRASSRVNTWHNVLLSMQRRTKALIMETYE
- the LOC111881522 gene encoding uncharacterized protein LOC111881522, which encodes MVDKKCSKNFPKQFSNHSSVDQNGFLLYRRRNDGHFVEKSGVRLDNRNVVPYNKYLLKRYQTHINIKWCNQGSSIKYLFKYINKGPDRATVVVVPTNNECENNDAVDEIAEYYDCRYLSACEALWRIFKYYVHCRYPSVVRLPFHLPNQQQIVYGEDDDIPDVLDKPSVAASKFTAWMECNAIDSKAQKLTYVEFPTKFVWILNGRFWKRRKVGKAIGRIHSVSPKLGEAYFLRILLNKVKGPTSFDEIRMVNGQTHSSFRDACYALGLLDDDKEYIDAIKETSHSSMSKPEVVWENTWEYLADGILYSQRQRFKSAELSLGVDEFKNLTLFEIQQILLRNNSTLKNFKNMSYPDVESVSSSNNRLITEELDYDIPVIKNDYDRMFLALTNEQRNIFLNIMSAMQENKGGVFFVYGYGGTGKTFFMENNIYSN
- the LOC111881521 gene encoding uncharacterized protein LOC111881521 → MRLTVGRDQSDIEKIRDFANWLLDIGERKLGGPNDSETIIDIPDDILINDSHDPIGSLIEFVYPSILENYSDINYFQERAILAPKNEVVQEINDCLLKKFPGDEVEYLSSDNILSGLPNHKLVLKIGVPVMLLRNIDQKNGLCNGTRLQVLSLGKHVIEARIITGTNIGNRTFIPRMSLTPSEKKIPFKFTRRPFPLAVYFAMTINKSQGQSLSKVGLFLKDPVFSHGQLYVALSRVQSREGLKLLILDKDDKLTNKTSNVVYKEVFRNL